From Babylonia areolata isolate BAREFJ2019XMU chromosome 14, ASM4173473v1, whole genome shotgun sequence:
gaagcgagagaatctgagcgtgccagttcgaatcacagctcagctgctgatattttcttcccccccaaaaaactcacCAAACCACACAGTGCAGACAAAACTCACTTCACAACGTACGACAAAAACTCACCACCACGCCACCACACAATGCAGACAAAAACTCACCACATGATGTAGACAAACTTGACGGTAGTGATGTCATCCACCTGGTCGGTGACGCGGTACAGGCCGTACATGGGGGCGTCTCCAGCTAGCAGTCCCTTCAGCTCCTCGAtgtccccctccccactgcccaCCAGTTCAATGGGTCCCTTGGGGCTGTTGTCCCGGTAACCTGCCACCATcacagtatgatgatgatgatgatgatgatgatgatgtggagtgatggcctagaggtaacgcgtccgcctaggaaacgagagaatctgagcgcgcaggttcgaatcacggctcagccgccgatattttctccccctccactagaccttgagtggtggtctggacgctagtcatttgcatgagacgataaaccgaggtcccgtgtgcagcatgcacttagcgcacgtaaaagaacccacggcaacaaaaggattgttcctggcaaaattctgtagaaaaatccacttcgataggaaaagcaaataaaactacacgcaggaaaaaaaaaaaaaaaaaaaaaaaaggatggcgctgtagtgtagcgacgtgctctccctggggagagcagcccgaatttcacacagagaaatctgttgtgataaaaagaaatacaaatacaaatatggatACTTAACTCATTCTATCCCACAGCCACAgacctgctacaactcccctggaccaagcactatatgagaccactgcagaaaaaacaacagggTGCTTCACTAAAACAGCAAAAATTCAGACATGTAACAGTGAtaccatgacgggcgcaacagctgagggGTTAAAAGCATTgtgactttcaatccgagggttcgaatcccagtcaatGCACCTACATGGATAAAGGGTGGCAGTggggttgttttttcccccccaatctcccaggtcagcagataTGCAGGCCTGCTGGTACCTGAACCCCATTCATAAGCATACGCATGCAAAAGATGGAATACacagttaaagatcccataatacATGTCCATACATgcccacattccatgccacgccttggactggaacccacaggggaagcggGAGAGGGGAtgaccagtcaccacctggagaagaactctacaggcagaactcaagtccaccaacatgacctggggtgaagccaagagaacagcccaagacagagcgagatgaaGATCTGCAGTGCGGGCCCTATGTTCCGACCAGAACGAAGAGgattaagtaagtaagtaagtaagtaagtaatacatgtccatgtttggtgggttatggaaacaagaatatacccggcATGTACTCCCTTCCAATCCCCCCTGAATACCGAGTgtagctgcctgcatggcaggggtaaaaactgtcacacacaggtTAGcccactcctgtgtttgagtgaacgtgggagccacAGTccactgatgaagaagaagaggaaaagacagTACACCATGGTACAAAATGAAGGAACAATTCCACTGATGAAGAAGACAGTACACCATGGTACAAAATGAAGGAACAATTCCactgatgaagaagacgaagaagacagtacaccacagtacaaaaTGATGGAACAATTCCACTgacgaagaagaggacgaagaagacagTACACCATGGTACAAAATGAAGGAACAATTCCACTgacgaagaagaggacgaagaagacagTACACCATGGTACAAAATGAAGGAACAATTCCACTgacgaagaagaggacgaagaagacagTACACCATGGTACAAAATGAAGGAACAATTCcactgacgaagaagaagacagtacacCGTGGTACAAAATGAAGGAACAATTCcactgacgaagaagaagacagtacacCGTGGTACAAAATGAAGGAACAATTCcactgacgaagaagaagacagtacacCGTGGTACAAAATGAAGGAACAATTCcactgacgaagaagaagacagtacacCGTGGTACAAAATGAAGGAACAATTCcactgacgaagaagaagacagtacacCATGGTACAAAATGAAGGAACAATTCcactgacgaagaagaagacagtacacCGTGGTACAAAATAAAGGAACAATTCcactgacgaagaagaagacagtacacCGTGGTACAAAATGAAGGAACAATTCcactgacgaagaagaagacagtacacCGAAGAAGACAGTACACCATGGTACAAAATGAAGGAACAATTCCACTgacgaagaagaggacgaagaagacagTACACCATGGTACAAAATGAAGGAACAATTCCACTgacgaagaagaggacgaagaagacagTACACCGTGGTACAAAATGAAGGAACAATTCCACTGACGAAGAAGACAATAAACCATGGTACAAAATGAAGGAACAATTCcactgatgaagatgaagatgaaaagaAGACAGTACACCATGGTACAAAATGAAGGAACAATTCCACTGACGAAGAAAACAGTATACCATGGTACAAAATGAAGGAACAATTCTACTgacgaagaagaggatgaagaaaacAGTACACCATGGTACAAAATGAAGGAACAATTCCACTGACGAAGAAAACAGTACACCATGGTACAAAATGAAGGAACAATTCCACTGACGAAGAAAACAGTACACCATGGTACAAAATGAAGGAACAATTCCactgacgaagaagaaaaaaaaaaaaaaataaaaaataacacatACAGGCAAAATgcatgacgggtgcaacagctgaatggttaaagcgttggactttgaatctgagggtcctgggttcaaatcacggtgacggcgcctgctgggtaaagggtggagatttttacgatctcccaggtcaacatatgtgcagacctgccagtgcccaaacccccttcgtgtgtatatggcaagcagaagatcaaatacgcacgataaagatcctgtaatccatgtcagcgttcggtgggttatggaaacaagaacatacccagcatgcacacccccgaaagcagagtatggctgcctacatggcgggttaaaaaggtcatacacgtaaaagcccactcgcgtatatacgtagtgtgaacgtgggagttgcagcccacaaacgcaaaagaaagaaaaagaaaagaaagaaagaaagaaaggcaaaatgCATGCAATTCACAagcacacccgcacacacccagccacaaaccagccgccgcacacacacacaacctaccagCGACCATCCAGTTCAGGCTACTACCGTCGTTGCGAACGTCGGCCACAGCCTCCAACACGGCAGGGTCAACGCTAACGGGGGCCCCTGCCTTGGACACATCCGTGACCCCGAACTTGGCCTTGTTGTCGCGGCTGGGCAGCTGGGTCTGGGTGAAGCCCCGCATCTGTCGGCCCTCTGTCGATTCCAGCACTTTGGACTTGGTGCCGGACGTTTCTTCCAGCTTGAGGTtgtggagggcagggagggagggaaggaaaaatgGTTGAGAAAatggtgtgtgagagaatgtgttgATAAGGCATGGGTGCACAAAAGCgggtgcacatgcacaaacatcccCCTAAACACccaaatatgcatacacacatacataaatcactttcacacacgtacccacccccagccccctccctcctacacatgGAAAAGGTTGATAGGAAGGCGTCAGAGTATAATTGATGAGGCATGGGTAAACAAAAGCAGGtgcacatgaacacgcacatCCCTGAACACCcaaatacgcatacacacatgcataaaccacCTTCACAAAtgtaccccttccccacccatcccccacatacACGAAAAAATTTCATAGGATGGCGTCAGAAAATAACTGATGAGGCGTAGTGCATAAAACTATTAAAAGCGGGTGCAGATGCacaaacacatcccaacacacccaaatacacacacacacacacacacacacacacacacacacagacaacaacctacacacacatacaccacttccaccaacaacacacacatcccacatccaaaaacacatacacacacacacactttttttttcaatctttttttttttttttaatctcacacacacacacacacacatacacacacacacacatattcccagtcaggtgatgctaacagatgatgaatatatacaaacaagattgggaaaatttgtttatgaatgctgctgcaatttactgtattaactgattgattaattgtgtgtttttcattcgttcattcatttaccattgcacttgtgtcttataaaccttacggtttcatgacaataaaatctattctattctattctattcacacacacatccaaacactaCACCCCACCTGTTGCAGAATGACATCGTCAGCGAAGTCCTCCTTGTTGCCAGACTCCACGAAGAGGTGGTAAGGGGAGAACATGCTCTCCgcctcccccttcaccaccccgtAGCGCCCCTTCTTTCCCAGAGGCACCTGGTCGCCAATCCTGTCATCCACCGTTCACAGTGTCACTTTCTcaaaggaggcatcacagcaTCTGGATTTATAAATCCacatctgctacaccacatctgctaagcggatgCCCAACATGCAtaatagttggggttttttttgtgtttttctttaaaGTAATGTGATAGTTTCTAAAGATTGTGATAgggtttttaagtattgtgatataatATTGCAATATTCAAGGCTTTTTCATGTGATACGTATGCTGAGTGTGTATAGTCTgtgatgagtctgtgtgtgtgtgtgtgtgtgtgtgtgtgtgtgtgtgtgtgtgtgtgtgcgcgcgcgcgcgcatgtcattGTTTGGTAGGCTGACTGTGAAGGGTTATGCATGTAAGT
This genomic window contains:
- the LOC143289570 gene encoding uncharacterized protein LOC143289570; the encoded protein is MTTTIEVVDGGAFQEGIASVRSDASGDRFILCSHVEGDPNRIQTVTVGQNTSDIAGQLDDCQVMYALGRYETKFDMSTTVKFVYFRWIGDQVPLGKKGRYGVVKGEAESMFSPYHLFVESGNKEDFADDVILQQLEETSGTKSKVLESTEGRQMRGFTQTQLPSRDNKAKFGVTDVSKAGAPVSVDPAVLEAVADVRNDGSSLNWMVAGYRDNSPKGPIELVGSGEGDIEELKGLLAGDAPMYGLYRVTDQVDDITTVKFVYIMWIGESTKPMTRAKISTHKGVAEETFTPAHVTIFASDLSDLSESIIMTKVKSASGTMSHVK